A genomic segment from Polyangium mundeleinium encodes:
- the aroQ gene encoding type II 3-dehydroquinate dehydratase — MSTSPKRVLVISGPNLDRLGKREPSIYGTTTLDDIHKAVEEVARSEGVDVSFLQSNHEGELVTAIGRAADGGFHGIVMNGAGLTHTSVVLHDAIRASGLPVVEVHITNTAAREPFRHHSITAGACLGTVAGFGPASYVLGLLGLVYHLQQREN; from the coding sequence GTGAGCACCTCGCCGAAGCGCGTCCTCGTGATCTCGGGGCCGAACCTCGACAGGCTCGGCAAGCGTGAACCTTCCATCTACGGCACGACCACCCTCGACGACATCCACAAGGCCGTCGAGGAGGTCGCGCGGAGCGAAGGCGTGGACGTCTCGTTCCTGCAATCCAACCACGAGGGTGAGCTCGTGACGGCCATCGGGCGCGCCGCGGACGGGGGCTTTCACGGCATCGTCATGAACGGCGCCGGACTCACCCACACCTCGGTCGTGCTGCACGACGCCATCCGCGCGAGCGGCCTGCCCGTGGTCGAGGTGCACATCACGAACACCGCGGCGCGCGAACCTTTCCGTCACCACTCGATCACAGCCGGCGCGTGCCTCGGTACCGTCGCCGGCTTTGGCCCCGCGTCGTACGTGCTCGGCTTGCTGGGCCTCGTCTACCACCTGCAGCAGCGCGAAAATTGA
- a CDS encoding roadblock/LC7 domain-containing protein, translated as MFQSVLKEVVEGTEGGIASLLMDFEGIPVDSYSKPDAPFDINTIGAEFSVVIKSIQRAAQMLEAGDTAEIAIEAAKVTTVIRVLNERHFVAVSVRPDGNVGKARYMLRVKAPVLLKDM; from the coding sequence ATGTTCCAGAGCGTCCTCAAGGAGGTCGTCGAAGGCACCGAGGGTGGCATCGCCAGCCTCCTCATGGATTTCGAGGGCATCCCGGTCGACAGCTACTCGAAGCCCGATGCCCCCTTCGACATCAACACGATCGGCGCGGAGTTCAGCGTCGTCATCAAGTCGATCCAGCGCGCGGCCCAGATGCTCGAAGCCGGCGATACCGCCGAGATCGCCATCGAAGCGGCGAAGGTGACGACGGTCATTCGTGTGCTGAACGAGCGACACTTCGTCGCGGTCTCCGTGCGGCCAGACGGTAACGTCGGCAAGGCCCGGTACATGCTACGCGTCAAGGCGCCAGTGCTCTTGAAGGACATGTGA
- a CDS encoding aconitase family protein has protein sequence MPQKILAGRAADPQLRGDLVQVKVDQIILSRSPNRALGEALSAGMKKTPVEMAVAYDGTCVTDARALADVAAGAPQAVSPELPAYNVPIARGGIGFPAPVHLERFAAPARLALTDDARLAPVGGVGMLTLVVSPSQLGQALATGSTWVRPPRSVQIHLSGRVRPFVCARDVALELLRRGIDEIVRRIEAEHHAPVVLEFAGPSARLLSVAERAVLCGIAPQVGAAAALFVSDEKTEVFLRDQRRSKAHRALVPDPGAPCEEVVSLDLSTVDPLLMDEAGVVRPVRDLAGKPVGQVVLGGDSGVTLRDMLAAALLLKSKRVPSRLDLLVAPPSRQVLEVLAQSGALVDLVATGARIIEPDRRVVTGELYPPPAGTLSLRTAEPAPRVPGVPSFVVASAETLAYAVATGTVGDPRSFKRPVRVTVPRALPTDDVLVLRDKKGEGAAAGKSPALPPPASWKGPLVLDLIEGASRPSSNGKPAEMPPTPGGPPLAGGVVVVLRSLDEVRAVVEKTIDLPALRAVVAPFVPSTAVAALASEGIATFELPPASLDGLKGQKSLSLPEPAAWGDKVGVVVGEQTIQMTWLALGAERTWTHAGTSRSPGSSKASKA, from the coding sequence ATGCCCCAGAAGATCCTCGCGGGACGCGCCGCCGATCCGCAGCTCCGAGGAGATCTGGTCCAGGTCAAGGTCGACCAGATCATCCTCTCGCGATCGCCCAACCGGGCCCTCGGCGAGGCGCTCTCCGCCGGGATGAAGAAGACTCCGGTCGAGATGGCCGTGGCCTACGACGGTACGTGCGTGACCGACGCGCGCGCGCTCGCCGACGTGGCCGCCGGCGCGCCGCAAGCCGTCTCGCCGGAGCTGCCTGCGTACAACGTGCCCATCGCCCGCGGCGGCATCGGCTTCCCCGCGCCCGTGCACCTCGAGCGCTTCGCCGCGCCGGCGAGGCTCGCGCTCACGGACGACGCGCGCCTCGCCCCCGTCGGCGGGGTCGGGATGTTGACCCTCGTGGTCTCGCCGAGCCAGCTCGGCCAGGCCCTCGCGACGGGCTCGACCTGGGTGCGCCCGCCGCGCAGCGTGCAGATCCACCTATCGGGCCGCGTGCGCCCGTTCGTGTGCGCGCGTGACGTGGCGCTCGAGCTTCTGCGCCGGGGCATCGACGAGATCGTGCGGCGTATCGAGGCCGAGCACCACGCGCCTGTCGTGCTGGAGTTCGCGGGCCCGAGCGCGCGCTTGCTCTCGGTCGCGGAGCGCGCGGTGCTCTGCGGCATCGCGCCGCAGGTCGGCGCCGCCGCGGCCCTGTTCGTGAGCGACGAGAAGACCGAGGTGTTCCTCCGGGATCAGCGCCGCTCCAAGGCGCATCGCGCCCTCGTCCCCGATCCGGGCGCGCCGTGCGAAGAGGTGGTCTCGCTCGACCTCAGCACGGTGGATCCGCTCCTCATGGACGAGGCGGGCGTCGTGCGGCCCGTGCGGGATCTCGCGGGCAAGCCCGTGGGTCAGGTCGTGCTCGGCGGCGACTCGGGGGTGACCCTGCGCGACATGCTCGCGGCCGCGCTCCTGCTCAAGTCGAAGCGTGTTCCTTCCCGGCTCGATCTGCTCGTGGCGCCGCCGTCGCGCCAGGTGCTCGAGGTCCTCGCGCAGTCGGGCGCGCTCGTGGATCTCGTGGCCACGGGCGCGCGCATCATCGAGCCCGATCGGCGCGTCGTGACGGGCGAGTTGTATCCGCCGCCGGCGGGGACGCTCTCGCTGCGCACGGCGGAGCCGGCCCCGCGCGTGCCGGGCGTGCCGTCGTTCGTCGTGGCCTCGGCCGAGACGCTCGCGTACGCGGTGGCCACGGGGACCGTCGGGGATCCGCGCTCGTTCAAGCGCCCGGTGCGCGTGACCGTACCGCGCGCGCTGCCCACCGACGACGTGCTCGTGCTGCGCGACAAGAAGGGCGAGGGCGCGGCCGCGGGCAAGTCGCCCGCCTTGCCGCCGCCGGCGTCGTGGAAGGGGCCGCTCGTGCTCGACCTCATCGAAGGCGCGTCTCGACCGAGCTCGAACGGCAAGCCCGCGGAGATGCCGCCGACGCCCGGAGGTCCGCCCCTCGCGGGTGGCGTCGTGGTCGTGCTGCGCTCGCTCGACGAGGTCCGCGCCGTCGTGGAGAAGACGATCGATCTGCCCGCGCTCCGCGCTGTCGTCGCACCGTTTGTGCCGAGCACCGCGGTTGCAGCGCTGGCGAGCGAAGGCATCGCCACGTTCGAGCTGCCGCCCGCGTCGCTCGACGGGTTGAAGGGGCAAAAGAGCCTCTCCTTGCCCGAGCCCGCCGCGTGGGGGGACAAGGTCGGCGTGGTCGTTGGTGAGCAAACGATCCAGATGACCTGGCTCGCGCTCGGCGCGGAGCGGACGTGGACGCACGCGGGCACGTCGCGCTCGCCGGGTTCGTCGAAGGCCTCGAAGGCCTGA
- a CDS encoding DUF4139 domain-containing protein: MSRLSRFRLGTVGGFLLLASALPLAGCARGPDVQSGLALRRVVIYRNGVGYYERAGHVEDPEVAFKVRTERIGDFLATLAVMEQGGSSVRSASFPVELDKDKDEGDGEEEDEDAEAEPPAPEARFGVPQPPQPPKLKKKKKGDGRETVRLTLDGEEHDLVVGYVAETPVWRPSYRLVIGRGETAGAGKADLQAWGIVQNQSGEDWKGVRLSLVAGAPLAFQATLDKPVVPPRPVVTDQGEVIASVPVGETSLPTMAPPASPPPPPMPMDASRTEDTGESLDGLLAEAEAAKEEAAADGDFGGEGRGGLRAPRASTTRSAPATKGRVAANYGGGYPGAGAAASQAPYPTEMPRPVTPSNPRNVNALAAVAIEGGTTRYDLPFPVDIPNKSATMVLLLAQSVPGEAIFLYSPDGGVRDSFAHPFRVARFTNNTKGLLEKGPIAVFDNGAFLGQGMVDPLPPGAVATVPFALERGLAVTTDRTEDELSARLAKIDAGQLFIERDWVYHTKYTIKNGTDLDAKTLVKHARMPGTRLENPPKGTEDNVGTGSALVPQATPKRGTNVLDVEERRSFTRQVDVLSQLADDAVKAYMNDARADKVVVADLKKAWEARGKLRTALDERNKLQSEQNTLERESEQLRRNLKAIEKIKDDPRDTVSRQNTEKMRQDFTDRLGKASTRLGELTKRLTILEIEVNEQSVRLRDLLASIKLEKALPNP; this comes from the coding sequence ATGAGCCGTCTTTCTCGCTTTCGACTGGGTACCGTAGGTGGATTTCTCCTTCTGGCCTCCGCGCTCCCCCTCGCGGGATGCGCGCGGGGGCCCGACGTACAGAGCGGTCTCGCGCTGCGGCGCGTGGTCATCTACCGCAACGGCGTCGGTTACTACGAGCGCGCCGGGCACGTGGAAGATCCCGAGGTCGCGTTCAAGGTCCGCACGGAGCGCATCGGCGACTTCCTCGCCACGCTCGCCGTGATGGAGCAGGGCGGGAGCAGCGTGCGCAGCGCATCGTTCCCGGTCGAGCTCGACAAGGACAAGGACGAAGGCGACGGCGAAGAGGAGGATGAGGACGCCGAGGCCGAGCCGCCGGCTCCCGAGGCTCGTTTCGGCGTGCCGCAGCCGCCGCAGCCGCCGAAGCTGAAGAAGAAGAAGAAGGGCGATGGGCGCGAGACGGTGCGGCTGACGCTCGACGGCGAAGAGCACGATCTCGTGGTCGGGTACGTCGCGGAGACGCCGGTCTGGCGGCCCTCGTATCGCCTGGTGATCGGCAGGGGCGAGACCGCCGGCGCGGGGAAGGCGGATCTGCAGGCCTGGGGCATCGTGCAGAACCAGTCGGGCGAGGACTGGAAGGGCGTGCGGCTCTCGCTCGTCGCGGGCGCGCCGCTCGCGTTCCAGGCGACCCTCGACAAACCCGTGGTGCCGCCGCGCCCCGTGGTGACGGATCAAGGCGAGGTGATCGCGTCGGTGCCCGTGGGCGAGACGAGCCTGCCCACGATGGCGCCCCCGGCGTCTCCGCCGCCGCCGCCCATGCCGATGGACGCGTCGCGGACAGAAGATACGGGCGAGAGCCTCGACGGTCTGCTCGCAGAGGCCGAGGCCGCGAAGGAAGAGGCGGCAGCAGATGGCGATTTTGGCGGCGAGGGTCGGGGTGGATTGAGGGCGCCGCGCGCGTCGACGACGCGCTCGGCGCCCGCGACGAAGGGTCGCGTGGCGGCGAACTACGGCGGCGGATATCCCGGCGCCGGCGCTGCGGCCTCGCAAGCGCCGTATCCGACGGAGATGCCGCGACCGGTGACGCCGTCGAACCCGCGCAACGTGAACGCGCTGGCGGCCGTCGCGATCGAGGGCGGCACGACGCGCTACGATCTCCCCTTCCCCGTCGACATCCCGAACAAGAGCGCGACGATGGTCCTCTTGCTCGCGCAAAGCGTGCCCGGCGAGGCGATCTTCCTCTACTCGCCCGACGGCGGCGTGCGTGACTCGTTCGCGCATCCGTTCCGCGTCGCGCGCTTCACGAACAACACGAAGGGCCTGCTCGAAAAGGGGCCGATCGCGGTGTTCGACAACGGCGCGTTCCTCGGGCAAGGCATGGTCGATCCGCTGCCGCCCGGGGCCGTCGCCACGGTGCCGTTCGCCCTCGAACGGGGCCTCGCCGTGACCACGGATCGCACGGAGGACGAGCTCAGCGCGCGCCTCGCGAAGATCGATGCGGGGCAGCTCTTCATCGAGCGCGACTGGGTCTACCACACGAAGTACACGATCAAGAACGGCACGGACCTCGACGCGAAGACGCTCGTGAAGCACGCGCGGATGCCCGGCACGCGGCTCGAAAACCCGCCCAAGGGCACGGAAGACAACGTCGGCACGGGCAGCGCGCTCGTCCCGCAGGCGACGCCGAAGCGCGGGACGAACGTGCTCGACGTGGAGGAGCGTCGCAGCTTCACGCGGCAGGTCGACGTGCTGTCGCAGCTCGCCGACGACGCGGTGAAGGCCTACATGAACGACGCGCGCGCCGACAAGGTCGTGGTGGCGGACCTGAAGAAGGCGTGGGAGGCGCGTGGCAAGCTGCGCACCGCGCTCGACGAGCGGAACAAGCTCCAGTCCGAGCAGAACACGCTGGAGCGCGAGAGCGAGCAGCTCCGGCGCAACCTCAAGGCGATCGAGAAGATCAAGGACGACCCGCGGGACACCGTGTCGCGCCAGAACACCGAGAAGATGCGGCAGGACTTCACGGATCGGCTCGGCAAGGCCTCGACGCGCCTCGGCGAGCTCACGAAGCGCCTGACGATTCTCGAGATCGAGGTGAACGAGCAGTCGGTGCGGCTGCGGGATCTGCTCGCCTCGATCAAGCTGGAGAAGGCGCTGCCGAACCCGTGA